The following nucleotide sequence is from Acidobacteriota bacterium.
CCGCACGGCGTGGCGGCCGTAACTTATACGACTGCACCCGAACTATTATCGCTGGCCGCTCAGGCACGGGCGGCATCGTCGACGGAACGGAAAGCGATCCTGGCGAAAATGGCAACCGGCGCGCAGGTGGGCAACGCCGCAGCCCTCGCTGCCGCGCAACTGGTCGCGCTAGGTTGTGCGGCGCTAATCGAGAATGCGCCGTTCAGCAAAATGGGAACTGGCGTCGTTTATTTTCTGCCCGCAGCCGGCGACTGGCATCATTCCGCCGGGCTGGAGCCGAATCTGATTTCCGGTCCCTACTTGCAGGTGCTGGGCCTGCCCTTGCTGCGCGGGCGCGCCTTCAACTCCGCCGATAACGCGAGCGCGCCCAAGGTGGCGATCATCAGCCAGGGTGCGACACAATCCCTCTGGGGCAACCGCGATCCGATCGGGCGCTTGCTCTACATGGGGAATAAGACCGGGCCGATCACCGTCGTGGGCGAAACCGCGGATATTCTCGCCGGCGGGGCAATAGACGATACCTTTGCCAAGGGTCAGGTTTACTTCCCGGCCGCGCAGCCGTCGCGGGGTCCGGCAATCGCCATGACCGTCGTGGCGCGCGGAACGAACGTGGCGGCGTTACTGCGGGCTGTCGGCGGCGTTGCCGGCGTCGAATTGCTGTTCAGCACCACCCTCGATGCTGCCGCGGCCCGGATCCTGGCGCCGCAGCGGTTCAGCTTGCGCGTGATGGAGATGTCTGCGGCGCTGGCGCTGCTGTTGATCTGGCTGGCGGTCGTCGGTCTGTTGGCGCACTGGGTCGCCGGACGGCGGCATGAGATTGCCATCCGGCTGGCACTGGGCGCATCACCGCGAGCCATGGCACGCACGGTGCTGCTGCGCGTGGGCGGGATGCTGGCGGCCGCTATCGCTCTCGGACTGACTTTCAGCCCACTGGAAAAAGACGTTGTCGGTCACCTGCTGGTGGGCGTAAGCGCGCTCGATGCCCGGCTATGGGCCGGCGCGGCTACGCTCGTCTGTCTGGTGGGGTTGGCCGCAGCCGCGATCCCGGCGCGGCGCGCTGCACGCATCGAACCTGCCGATGTCCTCCGCTACGAATAAAGCCGCTTCGCCGTGCAAGCTGGAGATGCCCAGCGTCTGCGAATCCCACCCATCGGCGGGGGCGCCGAAGGTTTTGCATCGTCGGATCGGGCTTGGTCATCCCTTTGCTAAGAGAAGTATCAAGGGGGTGGGTTATGGCAACGGCAGTGCGCGTAGTGCTCAATCCCCAGCGCCGTAGTCCTCAGGCGGCGGCGTTGCTGGAAACGTTACAGGCGCGAGTGATCGGCCAGAGGCAAGCGCTGGAGCGCGTGGTGGATACCTACCAGACCCTGCTGGCGGGTTTGAATTCGCGGCAACGGCCGCTGGCCAATTTTCTGTTTCTGGGTCCGACCGGTTCGGGCAAGACGCATGTCGTCGAAACCCTGGCGGAAGCGCTGTTTCACAGCCCACAGGCGCTGATCAAAGTGGACTGTGCGGAGTTCCAGCACAGCCATGAGATCGCCAAGCTGGTAGGTTCGCCTCCGGGTTACCTCGGGCATCGCGAGACGCATCCGGTGCTGACGCAGGAGGCGATTGATCAGCATCAGACGCCAGAAGTGCCGATGAGCCTGGTACTGTTCGACGAAATCGAGAAGGCTTCCGATGCGCTCTGGCAGCTTCTGCTGGGCATTCTGGACAAGGCCACGCTCACGCTGGGGGACAACCGGCACGTCAGTTTTGCGCGCTGCATGATCTTTCTTACCAGCAACCTGGGCGCCGGCGAAATGCAGAGCCTCATGCAGGCGGGACTCGGCTTCGCTCCCGCCGGAGCAGGCCAGGAAGCCACGTTGACCGGTTCGGTACGGCACCGGCTGGAGGCCGCTGCGGTAGCGGCTGCCAAGCGCAAGTTCTCGCCGGAGTTTTTCAACCGGCTCGACCACGTGGTCGTCTTTCAGCCTCTGGATGCGGCGCAGCTTGAACAGGTGTTGGACCTGGAGCTCAACGCTGTCCAGGCCCGTTTGGCGGAGACGCAAGCCGATGGCAAGCAGGAGCCGGTGCAATTCCGCTGCACGCCGGCGGCGCGCGCGGCGCTGCTGGGCGAAGGTACGGACCTGAAGTTTGGCGCCCGGCACCTGAAGCGCGCTATCGAGCGGCGGCTGGTGACGCCGCTGGCCAGCCTATTGGCTACCCACCAGGTCGGCAATTGCGACCGCATCGTGGTGGACTCTATCGCTGGTGTCGAAGGGCTATCGTTCTTGCGTGAAGCGGTCGCCCGGCGCTAGGACGACAGCTCGGGCAAGACGGACGACACTGCCTGCGCCGCGGTGAACTGGTGCGCTTGCCAGCCCCGACGGCGGGCCGCCGCTACAAATTCCGGAATATCGTCAAAATACAGAATGGATTCCGGGCGGCAACGTGCAGCCGCTTCCGCCGCCTCGAAGATCAACGGATCCGGCTTAGCCGCACCCACCTCGTGCGACAGGATGCGGAAGGCAAACTCGGCTAGCACCGGCTGCTCACTCAGCAGAAAGGCGAAGTGCAATGCATTGGTGTTGGAGAGCAGGCCGCAACGATAACGGCGCAGGAGAAACCGCAGCCAGGATTCGGGAACCAACAGATGCGGCTCGAAAATCGAGTTCCACCAGGGGCCAAACTCAGGGGCCGATAAGTTCGTGAGGCCACAAACCGCGTCCTGAAACGCTTCCGGCTCGAGGTCTCCGCATTCGAAGCGCTGGAACAGGTGTTTGGCGGCCTCGCGGCTGCCGGGCTGCCCATCGAGGCGCGCATGCAGCGGAGCCAGGCTGAAGGGGATCAGCGTCTTCCCCAGATCAAATATGACAGTCTGAATGGCGGGGGAGTTCACAGTTGACGGCAGCTAGGAGGAGCCCTGAGCGCCAGCGGGCGGACCCTGCCGGGAACCGAAGCCCGATTCCAAGCGGCCAACGGGAGCGACCCGGGCAAAAAGTGGCGAGTCACAAAAATGCACTTGCCAGTTGTGACCCAAAGCAGCGGGTCACAACTGGCAAGAAGCTGAAAGACAATGAGTGAAAGCGCCTGCCCGCTCCGCTCAGGCGGCGCGGTGTTTGCCCTTGGCGGCTGCTGGTTGTTCGGTTTCGGGCAACAGCTCCAACACGAAACCGGCATCCAGCGACGCCGCGCAGCGGCTACACTTCTGTCCCGGCATCACGCGCAGACGCGAACGGCCCAAGCGGACCTCCGGGATTGCCAAACCCTCCACCGTGCGGGTGCACATGGGGCAATGAATTCTGGCTTTCAAACCTTCTAATGTTGCTGCTGGCATACGGCCCACCTCCCTCCTGGAAGCGTTGTTATGTATAGAACGTTAAAATTGCGATTCGTTGCGTCCAAAACTCTCAACTGGCCCATTGGACGCCGTGGGCACACCAAAAGTTTCAGCCCCAAACGGGCTCCCGGAAAAATTATTTTTCAAGTGAACCTGGAAAATTAACCGCGGCTCGCCGCCCCAAAACGGCTCACCAAAGCTCAAGACTATACGCCTATCGGCTTGGGATTGCAAGCACTTGAACCGAGCGGTCGGTCAGTTGCGGCCGCGGACGGGGAATTTGCTACAGCAAGGCCCAGATCGGTGAAAATGAAAATTCAATGAGCTCACCACTAACCTTGTTGACCGAAGAAGAACAACTGTTGCGCCAGTCAGTGCG
It contains:
- a CDS encoding ATP-dependent Clp protease ATP-binding subunit, with product MATAVRVVLNPQRRSPQAAALLETLQARVIGQRQALERVVDTYQTLLAGLNSRQRPLANFLFLGPTGSGKTHVVETLAEALFHSPQALIKVDCAEFQHSHEIAKLVGSPPGYLGHRETHPVLTQEAIDQHQTPEVPMSLVLFDEIEKASDALWQLLLGILDKATLTLGDNRHVSFARCMIFLTSNLGAGEMQSLMQAGLGFAPAGAGQEATLTGSVRHRLEAAAVAAAKRKFSPEFFNRLDHVVVFQPLDAAQLEQVLDLELNAVQARLAETQADGKQEPVQFRCTPAARAALLGEGTDLKFGARHLKRAIERRLVTPLASLLATHQVGNCDRIVVDSIAGVEGLSFLREAVARR